One window of the Thermofilum sp. genome contains the following:
- a CDS encoding TM1812 family CRISPR-associated protein produces MSGVSPPAKLVFAALGDVSDLVKCEYYLDASSCQGTGRYETFFSIEALARCHSAKLVKIFIQDSLLLNRLLQDDQDLKDELFSKKALSRADLASRLVRGSWIYSYCEKALLKEDWDRVDEARRSFESFCRQIKCEITTLPGIASGRRDSYVYTWRGGRENFYRALLAGVVGYALKALCEHAKEDSIDVIVDTTHGINYFAHALVEGVSLACSLYLLRRALQPATITLSHYNSDPLLIRGFEREGVSVRVNRIAEEKIRALVVPRLKEFLENYVAGFSSLEKAAESLAGHWSRGGCTADEWLRALTSCLLLVRGALFWALALALQCRVPTLDEILGRLEEVKVEAKDKDEDEERRVGGDRAGVEPIVRSLTYRWSDGEGASPFVEVLLVSQIVRALSEVAEQLEAGPEPHSILVKCLREYSGEEEGKVREIAARLEQGEGRAPVLDLDRMRTVANHIYPLDTASLIDYEIRKVRALLRRMRGSGPETSSGARKSGRKYLVHQGEGVKLIISLPEAGLDERNFYAHAGLASGTAFIAALIEGKRLVACPYDYEPVMRLAKSTPATVK; encoded by the coding sequence GTGAGCGGGGTGAGCCCGCCCGCGAAGCTAGTATTCGCAGCTTTGGGGGACGTCTCCGATCTTGTCAAGTGCGAGTACTACCTCGATGCCAGCTCGTGCCAAGGGACGGGACGATACGAGACTTTCTTCTCCATAGAAGCTCTCGCGCGCTGCCACTCCGCAAAGCTCGTGAAGATCTTCATCCAAGATTCCCTCCTCCTGAACAGGCTGCTCCAAGACGATCAAGATTTGAAAGACGAGCTTTTCTCGAAAAAAGCGCTGAGCAGAGCCGACTTAGCGAGCCGCCTCGTGCGCGGCTCCTGGATATATTCGTACTGCGAGAAAGCCCTCCTGAAAGAGGATTGGGATAGAGTCGACGAGGCGCGTAGGAGTTTCGAGAGCTTCTGCCGCCAGATCAAGTGCGAGATCACTACGCTGCCGGGGATAGCCTCAGGGAGGAGAGACAGCTACGTTTACACGTGGAGGGGTGGGAGGGAGAACTTCTACAGGGCGCTCCTCGCGGGCGTCGTAGGCTACGCGCTCAAAGCCTTGTGCGAGCACGCGAAGGAGGATTCGATCGATGTCATCGTCGATACCACTCACGGCATCAACTACTTCGCTCACGCACTTGTAGAGGGCGTGTCGCTGGCCTGCTCGCTCTACTTGCTGAGGCGGGCTCTGCAGCCCGCCACGATCACTCTCTCCCATTACAACTCCGATCCCTTGTTGATAAGAGGCTTCGAGAGGGAGGGCGTGTCCGTCAGAGTCAATAGAATCGCCGAAGAGAAAATCCGCGCGCTGGTGGTCCCGCGCCTCAAGGAATTCCTCGAGAACTACGTCGCGGGCTTCAGCTCGCTCGAGAAAGCTGCCGAGAGCCTAGCCGGGCACTGGAGCAGAGGCGGCTGCACCGCAGACGAGTGGCTCAGGGCGCTGACGTCCTGCCTACTGCTGGTCAGGGGAGCCCTCTTTTGGGCCCTAGCTCTAGCACTCCAGTGTAGAGTCCCCACGCTGGACGAGATCCTCGGGAGACTCGAAGAGGTCAAGGTGGAAGCCAAGGACAAGGACGAGGACGAGGAAAGACGCGTCGGGGGTGACAGGGCGGGGGTCGAGCCCATAGTTCGCAGCCTGACTTACAGGTGGAGTGACGGCGAGGGGGCAAGCCCCTTCGTCGAGGTTCTCCTGGTCAGCCAGATCGTTCGCGCGCTCAGCGAGGTAGCGGAGCAGCTCGAAGCAGGCCCTGAGCCGCACAGCATCCTCGTGAAGTGCTTGAGAGAATACAGCGGCGAGGAGGAAGGCAAAGTTCGGGAGATAGCTGCTAGGCTCGAGCAGGGGGAGGGCAGGGCACCGGTGCTTGACCTGGATCGGATGAGGACCGTAGCGAATCACATATACCCACTCGACACCGCCAGCCTGATCGACTACGAGATCAGAAAGGTGCGAGCCCTGCTTAGGAGGATGCGCGGCAGCGGGCCCGAGACCTCTAGCGGTGCTCGGAAGTCCGGAAGGAAGTATCTAGTGCACCAAGGAGAGGGCGTGAAGCTCATAATCTCCCTACCTGAGGCGGGCCTCGACGAAAGGAACTTCTACGCCCACGCCGGTCTAGCGAGCGGCACAGCGTTCATTGCAGCCCTGATCGAAGGAAAGAGGCTGGTCGCCTGTCCCTACGACTACGAGCCGGTCATGCGACTAGCCAAGAGCACCCCGGCGACCGTGAAGTAA